A part of candidate division KSB1 bacterium genomic DNA contains:
- a CDS encoding 2Fe-2S iron-sulfur cluster-binding protein produces MIPITINDQQFEISPDLSVLEAAREHGIHIPTLCYHEALESVGACRLFIGKKKNACKVCSIGSMINLNTD; encoded by the coding sequence ATGATCCCTATCACCATCAACGACCAACAATTTGAAATCTCGCCCGATCTGTCGGTGCTGGAAGCGGCCCGAGAGCACGGGATTCACATTCCAACGTTATGCTATCACGAAGCATTAGAATCGGTCGGGGCGTGTCGGCTATTTATAGGCAAAAAGAAAAATGCTTGCAAGGTTTGTTCAATTGGATCAATGATTAATCTTAATACAGACTGA
- a CDS encoding 2Fe-2S iron-sulfur cluster-binding protein, which produces MIPITINDQQFEISPDLSVLEAAREHGIHIPTLCYHEALESVGACRLCIVEVEINGRTRTAASCVTPVAPNMIVRTNTEKIQKLRRVLVELLLARCPDLKVLHDLAREVGLKEVRFFREQEDCFLCGLCVRACSEIVGVNAVGFGDRGVKNKVEPPFLKASNVCISCGTCTTICPAGTFHLERVDRLKTLHRFPDEFHEAKCRICGDHFIY; this is translated from the coding sequence ATGATCCCTATCACCATCAACGACCAACAATTTGAAATTTCGCCCGATCTGTCAGTGCTGGAAGCTGCCCGAGAGCACGGGATTCATATTCCAACGTTGTGCTATCACGAAGCGCTGGAATCAGTCGGGGCGTGTCGGCTGTGCATTGTCGAAGTAGAAATAAACGGCAGAACTCGTACCGCTGCCTCATGCGTGACGCCCGTGGCGCCGAATATGATCGTCCGAACCAATACCGAGAAGATTCAAAAATTGCGGCGGGTGCTGGTGGAATTGCTTTTGGCCCGCTGCCCTGATCTGAAAGTGCTGCACGATCTGGCCAGGGAGGTCGGATTGAAAGAGGTGAGATTTTTTAGAGAGCAGGAGGATTGTTTTTTGTGCGGACTGTGCGTTCGGGCATGCAGTGAAATTGTTGGCGTCAACGCCGTTGGCTTTGGCGATCGGGGCGTGAAGAATAAAGTCGAGCCGCCGTTTTTAAAGGCGTCGAATGTATGCATCAGTTGCGGTACCTGCACCACCATCTGCCCTGCTGGAACATTTCATCTGGAGCGGGTGGATCGACTGAAAACCTTGCATCGCTTCCCTGATGAATTTCATGAGGCGAAGTGTCGGATTTGTGGGGATCATTTTATTTATTGA
- a CDS encoding nucleotidyltransferase domain-containing protein, with the protein MSQEKEIDKVFIFGSFIKSEQPNDIDIAIFQSSDKPYLELAMKYRRLIRPIARKIAVDIIPIKSDAADSWFLSEIKAGELIYER; encoded by the coding sequence TTGAGTCAAGAAAAGGAAATTGATAAAGTTTTTATCTTTGGCTCATTCATCAAATCAGAGCAGCCGAATGATATTGATATTGCTATTTTTCAAAGTAGCGATAAGCCATACCTTGAATTAGCCATGAAGTATCGGCGACTGATTCGACCGATTGCCAGAAAAATAGCTGTGGATATTATTCCGATTAAATCCGATGCTGCTGACAGTTGGTTTCTCTCAGAGATCAAGGCTGGGGAGCTGATCTATGAAAGATGA
- a CDS encoding HEPN domain-containing protein codes for MKDESRIWLEYSKENLESAQLLLKSSLFNPCLQNCQQCVEKALKALLLENSIPLKKTHSILELRNLLFQNRIAININEEECDFLDSIYLPSKYPLQSVLPYYMPDENLCEQGIAIAQKVYKEIQKILQ; via the coding sequence ATGAAAGATGAATCGAGAATCTGGTTGGAATATTCAAAAGAAAATTTGGAATCGGCTCAATTATTACTGAAGTCCAGCCTATTCAATCCTTGCTTACAAAATTGCCAACAGTGTGTCGAGAAAGCTTTGAAAGCGCTGCTGCTGGAGAATTCGATTCCGCTCAAGAAAACGCATAGTATTTTGGAACTAAGGAACCTACTTTTTCAAAACAGAATTGCAATTAATATCAATGAAGAAGAATGCGATTTTTTAGATTCAATTTATCTGCCATCGAAATATCCATTACAGAGCGTATTGCCATACTACATGCCCGATGAGAATCTGTGTGAACAGGGCATTGCCATAGCACAAAAGGTATATAAAGAAATTCAGAAGATACTACAATAA
- a CDS encoding NADH-quinone oxidoreductase subunit NuoF encodes MKQYRTHCLVCTGTGCVSNHAFDIQKALERELARHHLENEVAVVTTGCNGFCERGPIMVVQPDNIFYQQLKEKDIPFLVEEHFLKGRPVQKFMYVPPKEQAPIPKMSDINFFKDQVLVVLRNRGRIDPEKIEEYIAYDGYQALAKALTEMTPEQIIEEIKISGLRGRGGAGFPTGIKWELCRKAKGDIKYIICNADEGDPGAFMDRSVLEADPHAVLEGMIIGAKAIGAQEGFVYVRDEYPLALRRVNIAIEQATEYGLLGENILGTDFSFKINVVRGGGAFVCGEETALIASIEGYVGRPRPRPPYPAEKGLWGKPTNNNNVETWANVPQIILRGGAWFASMGTEKSKGTKIFSLVGKVNNTGLVEVPMGTTLRTIVFDIGGGIPKGKKFKAVQTGGPSGGCVPESLIDLPVDYEKLTEAGAIMGSGGLIVMDEDTCMVDVAKYFVEFLEEESCGKCTPCREGLKRLKEVLTEITKGRGKPYHLEMLDDIALTMKEASLCQLGATAPNPVLTTIKYFRDEYEEHIHQKKCRARVCKDLIVYRIIPEKCTGCQRCVRACPTGAITGPRAQAHNLDVAKCIKCGACYEVCKFDAIAGDAIYIE; translated from the coding sequence TTGAAACAATATCGCACTCATTGTCTAGTCTGTACAGGCACTGGCTGTGTCTCGAATCATGCGTTCGATATCCAGAAAGCGCTGGAACGGGAACTTGCTCGACATCATCTGGAGAACGAAGTGGCGGTGGTAACCACAGGCTGCAATGGCTTTTGCGAGCGAGGCCCCATCATGGTCGTTCAGCCTGACAATATTTTCTATCAGCAGTTGAAAGAGAAAGATATTCCTTTTTTGGTGGAAGAGCATTTTCTCAAAGGCCGTCCCGTTCAGAAATTCATGTACGTTCCGCCCAAAGAACAAGCGCCGATCCCGAAAATGAGCGATATCAACTTCTTCAAGGATCAGGTGCTCGTTGTGCTGCGCAATCGTGGGCGGATCGATCCTGAAAAAATTGAGGAGTATATCGCTTATGATGGATACCAGGCGTTAGCCAAAGCACTGACCGAAATGACGCCCGAGCAGATCATTGAGGAGATCAAAATATCAGGGTTGCGAGGTCGGGGCGGGGCTGGCTTTCCCACGGGGATCAAATGGGAATTGTGCCGCAAGGCGAAGGGCGATATCAAATATATCATTTGCAATGCCGACGAGGGCGACCCAGGCGCTTTTATGGATCGATCTGTGTTAGAGGCAGATCCCCATGCGGTGCTGGAAGGAATGATCATCGGAGCCAAGGCCATTGGTGCGCAGGAGGGGTTTGTTTACGTCCGTGATGAATATCCATTGGCGCTGCGTCGAGTGAACATTGCCATCGAACAAGCGACCGAGTACGGTTTGCTCGGCGAAAATATTTTGGGGACAGATTTCAGCTTTAAAATCAACGTGGTGCGGGGGGGCGGCGCATTTGTCTGCGGTGAGGAAACCGCCTTGATCGCATCCATTGAGGGCTATGTGGGGCGGCCGCGGCCTCGTCCCCCTTATCCTGCGGAAAAGGGGCTCTGGGGCAAGCCGACCAACAACAATAATGTCGAAACTTGGGCCAATGTGCCGCAGATTATCCTGCGTGGCGGTGCCTGGTTCGCCAGTATGGGCACGGAAAAAAGCAAAGGCACCAAAATCTTTTCATTGGTGGGAAAAGTCAACAACACGGGTCTGGTCGAAGTGCCCATGGGGACCACGCTGCGAACGATTGTTTTCGATATTGGTGGCGGAATCCCCAAAGGCAAAAAATTTAAAGCGGTTCAGACCGGCGGGCCGTCGGGAGGCTGTGTGCCCGAATCGCTGATCGATCTACCTGTGGATTACGAGAAACTCACTGAAGCGGGCGCTATCATGGGCTCAGGCGGATTGATCGTGATGGATGAAGATACTTGCATGGTAGATGTGGCCAAATATTTTGTAGAATTTTTGGAAGAGGAATCCTGCGGCAAATGCACCCCCTGTCGGGAGGGCTTGAAGCGGCTGAAAGAGGTTCTGACCGAGATAACCAAAGGACGAGGCAAACCTTATCACCTCGAAATGCTGGACGATATTGCGCTGACGATGAAAGAGGCATCGCTGTGTCAATTGGGAGCCACGGCGCCCAATCCTGTTTTGACCACGATCAAATATTTTCGTGACGAATACGAGGAGCATATTCATCAGAAAAAGTGCCGAGCCCGTGTTTGCAAAGATTTGATCGTCTATCGGATTATTCCTGAAAAATGTACGGGCTGCCAGCGCTGCGTGCGAGCCTGTCCCACGGGGGCGATTACGGGTCCCAGGGCCCAGGCACATAATTTAGATGTCGCCAAATGCATCAAGTGTGGGGCGTGCTATGAGGTGTGTAAGTTCGATGCCATTGCGGGGGATGCGATTTATATTGAATAG
- a CDS encoding NAD(P)H-dependent oxidoreductase subunit E: MEPFKILVIDDERGIREGCRRILESENYQVLLAENGTQGLELAQSDKVDVALIDLKMPGIDGLEVLREIRKINAEIIPIIVSGHGTIESAVEAMKAGAFDFITKPFEPNQLLKAISRGLEQKKERLKGLELKKEHREQAIDDLNSLAIADEIMARYQYRDAALIAILQDIQKRFNYLPQNLLRYVALRMNVPLTRVYSISTFYKAFSLKPRGKHLINVCLGTACHVRGGLKILERLERELGIKNEETTYDEKFSLKSVRCVGCCGLAPVIVIDNEFHGNLTQEMIPKILSRY; encoded by the coding sequence TTGGAACCCTTTAAAATTTTGGTTATCGACGATGAACGGGGCATTCGAGAGGGGTGCCGCCGCATTCTGGAATCGGAAAACTATCAGGTCCTATTAGCCGAAAATGGCACTCAGGGATTAGAGCTGGCCCAATCCGACAAAGTCGATGTGGCGCTGATCGATCTAAAAATGCCTGGCATTGACGGTCTGGAAGTGCTGCGGGAAATCCGCAAGATCAATGCCGAAATCATCCCTATTATCGTCTCGGGACATGGGACGATCGAATCGGCGGTCGAGGCGATGAAGGCAGGGGCGTTCGATTTCATTACTAAACCGTTTGAACCGAATCAACTGCTCAAAGCTATCTCTCGAGGATTGGAGCAGAAAAAAGAGCGCCTCAAGGGGCTGGAGTTGAAGAAGGAACATCGCGAGCAGGCCATCGATGATCTGAACAGCTTGGCGATTGCCGATGAGATCATGGCCCGCTATCAATATCGGGATGCGGCGCTGATTGCAATCCTCCAGGATATCCAGAAGCGGTTCAATTACTTGCCACAGAATCTGTTGCGCTACGTTGCGCTGCGAATGAATGTGCCGCTCACTCGGGTCTATTCGATTTCGACCTTTTATAAGGCATTCAGTTTGAAGCCACGGGGCAAGCATTTGATCAATGTCTGTCTCGGGACTGCCTGCCATGTTCGGGGTGGCTTGAAAATTTTAGAGCGGTTGGAACGGGAGTTGGGTATTAAAAATGAAGAAACGACTTATGATGAAAAATTTTCGTTGAAGTCGGTGCGCTGTGTCGGTTGCTGTGGTCTGGCACCCGTAATTGTGATCGATAATGAATTCCACGGCAATTTGACGCAGGAGATGATTCCAAAGATCTTGAGTCGGTATTGA